One genomic segment of Flagellimonas marinaquae includes these proteins:
- the gldD gene encoding gliding motility lipoprotein GldD translates to MKHKILILVMVTSLFLSCKDDVLPKPKAMLHLDYPTAQYTITDADCVYTFNKNTLSNIKENKDCSLVLDYPIMNGSIYLTYKPVRGNLDTLLVDAQKLSYEHVVKADNIVEQPFINAEKKVYGMFYEVSGNAASQSQFYVTDSINHFVTGSLYFYAKPNYDSILPAAIYLQNDIRKIMESLEWKN, encoded by the coding sequence ATGAAACATAAAATTTTGATTTTAGTTATGGTAACCTCCCTATTTTTAAGCTGTAAGGATGATGTGTTGCCAAAGCCCAAGGCCATGTTGCATTTGGATTATCCAACCGCCCAATACACAATTACCGATGCCGACTGTGTATACACCTTTAATAAGAACACACTTTCCAATATAAAAGAAAACAAGGATTGTTCTTTGGTTCTGGACTATCCTATTATGAACGGGTCTATATATTTAACGTACAAGCCTGTGCGGGGTAACCTGGATACCTTATTGGTAGATGCACAAAAATTGTCGTACGAACATGTGGTCAAGGCCGACAATATTGTTGAGCAACCTTTTATCAATGCCGAGAAAAAGGTCTATGGGATGTTTTATGAAGTAAGTGGCAATGCCGCATCGCAATCCCAGTTTTATGTAACGGACAGTATTAACCACTTTGTAACCGGATCCCTGTATTTTTACGCAAAACCCAATTACGATTCCATTTTACCGGCCGCTATATATCTGCAGAACGATATCAGGAAAATTATGGAAAGTCTGGAATGGAAAAACTGA
- a CDS encoding gliding motility-associated protein GldE — MDPEPHSLAIYLTTFSGLFTLKIVVLVLLLACSALISAAEVALFGLSQTNLNEMQENDSQRGKLVVQLLDKPKKLLATILITNNAINIGIVLLFSSIGDTIFEGIEGTLRFLLEVVVATFLILMFGEILPKIYANRNRVQFSHFMAIPLKGLNYIFTPLSSPMRSITLYMEDKLGKKKSNLSINHLSQALELASEGDTTKEEQKILEGIVTFGNTDTKQVMRPRIDIFAVNEKMKFPEVIEEIKKNGYSRIPVFSENMDNVLGVLYVKDLLPYIDRKTFNWMSLIREPYFVPENKKLDDLLLEFQEKKNHLAVVVDEYGGTSGIVTLEDIIEEIVGDISDEFDDEDLVFSKLDDHNYVFDGKTALKDFYRVVKIEEEEEFESKKGESETIAGFVLEISGSFPKIGEKVMFKDYRFIVESMDKKRLKRIKVTLPHET, encoded by the coding sequence TTGGATCCCGAGCCCCATAGTTTGGCAATTTATCTTACCACTTTTAGTGGACTCTTCACCTTAAAAATTGTTGTGCTGGTACTGCTATTGGCATGCTCCGCATTAATTTCGGCCGCAGAAGTGGCACTTTTTGGTCTCTCGCAGACCAATTTGAACGAAATGCAGGAAAACGATTCCCAACGAGGCAAACTTGTTGTACAATTGTTGGACAAGCCCAAAAAGTTGCTGGCCACCATACTGATCACCAACAATGCCATCAATATTGGAATTGTTCTACTATTTAGTTCCATTGGCGATACCATTTTTGAAGGAATCGAAGGAACCTTGCGCTTTTTATTGGAAGTGGTAGTGGCCACTTTCTTAATATTAATGTTCGGTGAGATCTTGCCCAAAATCTACGCGAACCGCAATCGTGTTCAGTTTTCCCATTTTATGGCCATTCCACTAAAAGGACTCAATTATATATTTACCCCTTTAAGTTCCCCAATGCGGTCGATTACATTATACATGGAAGATAAGTTGGGAAAGAAAAAATCCAATTTAAGCATTAATCACCTATCGCAAGCGCTCGAACTGGCCTCCGAGGGGGATACCACCAAAGAAGAACAGAAAATATTGGAAGGCATCGTAACGTTTGGCAATACCGATACCAAGCAGGTAATGCGACCGCGGATAGATATTTTTGCCGTCAACGAGAAAATGAAATTCCCGGAGGTAATCGAGGAGATAAAGAAAAACGGCTATTCTAGAATTCCGGTATTTTCGGAAAATATGGATAATGTTTTGGGTGTACTTTACGTGAAAGACCTTTTGCCTTATATCGATAGAAAAACCTTTAATTGGATGTCCTTGATACGAGAGCCTTACTTTGTCCCGGAAAACAAAAAATTGGACGATTTGTTGCTAGAGTTTCAGGAAAAAAAGAACCATTTGGCCGTGGTCGTGGACGAATATGGCGGCACCTCTGGAATTGTTACCTTGGAAGATATAATAGAGGAGATCGTTGGGGATATTAGTGATGAGTTCGACGACGAAGATCTGGTATTCTCCAAATTGGACGACCATAATTATGTTTTCGATGGCAAAACGGCCTTAAAGGATTTCTATCGGGTCGTAAAAATTGAAGAAGAAGAGGAGTTCGAGAGCAAGAAAGGAGAATCCGAGACCATAGCGGGATTTGTGTTGGAAATATCGGGCAGTTTTCCCAAGATCGGAGAAAAAGTTATGTTCAAGGACTACCGCTTTATTGTGGAGAGCATGGACAAGAAAAGATTAAAACGAATAAAAGTTACATTGCCACATGAAACATAA
- a CDS encoding single-stranded DNA-binding protein codes for MSGTLNKVMLIGHLGDEVKVHYFEGGNCIGRFPLATNETYTNRQTGERVTNTDWHNIVVRNKAAEICEKYLSKGDKVYVEGRLKNRQWQGEDGNTRYTTEVHVQDFTFLTTKKESLSAGQGGTVNAQTSPSSSNYQEPSKQERPSAPIQNSEEEDDDLPF; via the coding sequence ATGAGCGGAACATTAAACAAAGTAATGCTGATCGGGCATTTGGGGGACGAAGTCAAAGTACACTACTTTGAAGGAGGCAATTGTATCGGCAGATTTCCCTTGGCCACCAACGAGACCTATACCAACAGGCAAACGGGCGAAAGAGTTACCAATACGGATTGGCACAACATTGTGGTACGGAACAAGGCTGCTGAAATTTGTGAAAAATACCTGAGCAAAGGCGATAAAGTATATGTGGAGGGCCGTTTAAAAAACAGACAATGGCAGGGTGAGGACGGAAATACCCGATACACTACCGAAGTACACGTACAGGATTTTACCTTTTTAACGACCAAAAAGGAAAGCCTGTCCGCCGGACAAGGAGGAACGGTGAATGCACAGACATCCCCGTCGTCTTCGAACTACCAAGAACCATCCAAGCAGGAAAGACCTTCGGCGCCTATTCAAAATTCAGAAGAAGAGGATGACGACCTACCATTCTAA
- the mutY gene encoding A/G-specific adenine glycosylase, protein MSFAQKILNWYHENQRDLPWRRTRDPYKVWLSEIILQQTRVVQGMPYYLRFVDAFPTVQDLAKAPEEQVLKLWQGLGYYSRARNLHATAKIVANNFDGQFPNTYKELKTLKGVGDYTASAIASFCFDAPEPVVDGNVYRVLSRYFGVDIPINSTKGIRYFKELAREVMDSGNIRDYNQGIMEFGAVQCAPKKTYCLLCPLQESCVAVKDGKVSELPLKLNKTKVKNRYFNYVIPIDPENNTILEQRTAKGIWQNLYQFPLVESDKNLKAEELKLLIQGNGQLPEYESLSLYNNETIVHKLSHQHLHTKFWILKTSYILEEGTPWKKIGDFPVPVLIADFIKTFKI, encoded by the coding sequence ATGAGTTTTGCCCAAAAAATCCTGAATTGGTACCATGAAAATCAGAGAGATCTGCCATGGAGAAGAACACGTGACCCATATAAGGTTTGGTTATCGGAAATTATACTCCAACAGACTCGCGTTGTGCAAGGTATGCCCTATTATTTGCGATTTGTTGATGCTTTCCCAACGGTTCAAGATCTTGCCAAAGCACCAGAAGAACAAGTGTTGAAACTATGGCAGGGGCTAGGATACTATTCCCGAGCGCGAAACCTGCATGCCACAGCAAAAATAGTAGCGAACAATTTTGATGGCCAATTTCCCAATACATATAAAGAGTTAAAAACGTTAAAAGGGGTTGGCGATTACACCGCAAGTGCCATTGCATCTTTTTGTTTTGATGCTCCGGAACCGGTTGTGGACGGAAATGTATATCGTGTATTGTCCCGATATTTTGGAGTAGATATACCTATTAATAGTACCAAGGGCATCAGATATTTTAAGGAATTGGCCCGAGAGGTAATGGATTCAGGGAACATTAGGGATTACAATCAAGGTATAATGGAATTTGGAGCCGTACAATGCGCCCCCAAAAAAACCTACTGTTTATTGTGCCCCTTGCAGGAAAGTTGTGTAGCTGTCAAAGATGGAAAAGTGAGTGAGCTACCTCTAAAACTGAACAAGACCAAGGTAAAGAACCGCTATTTTAATTATGTAATTCCCATCGATCCGGAAAATAATACCATCTTGGAGCAAAGAACAGCAAAGGGTATTTGGCAAAATCTGTATCAGTTTCCTCTTGTAGAGTCCGATAAGAACCTTAAGGCGGAGGAACTAAAACTTTTAATCCAAGGGAATGGCCAATTGCCGGAATATGAGTCCTTATCCTTATATAATAATGAAACCATTGTGCACAAATTGTCCCATCAACATTTGCACACAAAATTTTGGATCCTAAAAACTTCCTATATCTTAGAGGAGGGAACGCCCTGGAAAAAGATAGGCGATTTTCCTGTACCAGTTTTGATAGCAGATTTTATCAAGACATTTAAAATTTAG